Genomic segment of candidate division TA06 bacterium:
GGTGATCAGGCCGTCAGACGGAAAGCATGCAAGAAAAATCGCCTTCATACAGTGTGTCGGCTCCAGGGACATGAGGCACAAGAAGTTCTGTTCAGCGGTGTGCTGCATGCATTCAACAAAAGAAGCAATGGTGGCGAGAGAGCATGATGCCGAGGTCGAATCCTTCATCTTCTATACGGACATGAGGGCAGCAGGAAAGGGGTTCCAGGAATACATAAATAGGGCTCGCGATGAGTACGGTGTGAGATACATAAGGGCGAGAGCAGGGGAAATAACCCAGGACGAGAAGAAGAATCCAGTTGTATGGTATGAAGACATTGAGGGCAGGCGCGTGGACTCGATAGCGGTCGATCTGGCTGTACTGGCCACGAGCCTTGTTCCCAGTAAGGGGACGGAGAAGCTGGCAGAAGCTCTGGGGATTGAGCTGGACCAGTATGGGTTCTTTGCCACAAGTCCATATTCGCCTGTGGAGAGCTCAAGACCCGGTGTCTTTGTGTGCGGATATGCAGAGGCACCACTCGATATACCGGAGTCTGTAGTTCAAGCTTCAGGAGCAGCAGGAAAAGCTGCTGAGATAATCTTTGGAAGTGAAGTGGTGGCTGGGGGTAAGAAGTAGGATTGAGAATCATGACTGAAGAGAAAGAAGATCTGAGGATAGGTGTTTTCGTTTGCCACTGCGGCTCAAACATAGCTGGGTTCCTTGATTGTGGTGCAGTAGCGGAGTACGCCGGGACTCTCCCTGACGTGGTGTTTGCAGATGAGAGCATGTACAGCTGCGCTGATACCGGGCTAAAGCA
This window contains:
- a CDS encoding CoB--CoM heterodisulfide reductase iron-sulfur subunit A family protein; this translates as MIDAGRHPNIELLTLSEVVGLEGEPGSFTATVLKHPRYVDESKCTACGDCWAKCPYKADDAFDLSLRKRKAVYIYFPQGVPACATIDAESCQYFKTGKCKVCEKVCKREAIRFDDKEEKLKLNVGAVIVATGFEPYPAEKVSQFGFGRYPNVITSMQFERMSNASGPTEGKVIRPSDGKHARKIAFIQCVGSRDMRHKKFCSAVCCMHSTKEAMVAREHDAEVESFIFYTDMRAAGKGFQEYINRARDEYGVRYIRARAGEITQDEKKNPVVWYEDIEGRRVDSIAVDLAVLATSLVPSKGTEKLAEALGIELDQYGFFATSPYSPVESSRPGVFVCGYAEAPLDIPESVVQASGAAGKAAEIIFGSEVVAGGKK